Proteins found in one Methylobacterium sp. CB376 genomic segment:
- a CDS encoding penicillin-binding protein 1A has translation MNAILIKLFATALTLSQATTRPEAIRTQFDPAKDGPEVVRILRDGCAHMRKAFDIEDINLDDLISTAMEDPKAIAGEAKILHGLDIGELNTSYKQFCKNENPPNAPFEAKAVIEFYNRAVEGLPDASALKTLRLPGVSTILDGRGNRFSETAEPNGRRIAVPITQIPVLVQKAFIAAEDKRFESHRGIDERGVIRAFIGNLASPGRPAGGSTITQQVVKNLSVGDDVTYERKIREMIVAVRAEQVMTKPEILGLYLNGIYLGRGAYGVEMAARSYFGKSVKDLTVPEAALLAGMPKGPNYYSPDKYPDRARERRAYVLSRMKEEGVIDEAAMNEALRSDLGLVPLERTRQEAGFYYVDHLGREARSLAGLDALTANAYTVRTTLNAGLQTATESILQDALARYEAATGRSRFEGPEFNLADAVKRIEAATAPAAAAPPEPAPAAKQAGGPASGGGPASGGGPASGGGPAKGGPAKGGKAAKAPARPAGPKPAWQRALESARAPLYDVHWPLAVVLDTGAKGAAPRVGLADGRVASLNPGLARGRLAPYDVVRVALREGKGAPRADLRVRPQVQGAAVVLENRTGRILAMAGGFSYPLSQLNRVTQSVRQPGSTLKPLTYLAALNAGLQPNTLVMDAAVTLPPIGGVGQSWSPKNYEGGGSGPTTLRRGLEHSKNLVTAQLLRGGIAERPEQSLKRVCDIALEAQLYAECERYYPFVLGAQPVRMIDLAAFYAAIANEGERPSPYALESVAQGETYVYRHAERPLARIGSADRVAFYQIKSLLQGVTQRGTAAALARFAPYVAGKTGTSEDENDAWFAGFTNEITIVVWIGYDNADGRRRTLGRGQTGGHLAVPVFAQILQAAWANGVPKSPLAPPSPEARRLIADAPIDLYSGSRVAGGGFMEHFRLQPDGRLADTRFSLVPQESVYAMRPDVDQDGDVVDGGRPEDANPFDEPRRRDEARRPADVRQPDDDRYDPFGEIGRQLFGGPPPIRRAQPVPAPEPIWPGPSARSPFGDDDGYRRPRRRDPDYLFGEDPTY, from the coding sequence ATGAACGCGATCCTCATCAAGCTCTTCGCCACCGCGCTGACGCTCAGCCAGGCGACCACCCGGCCGGAGGCGATCCGCACCCAGTTCGATCCCGCCAAGGACGGGCCCGAGGTGGTGCGCATCCTGCGCGACGGCTGCGCCCACATGCGCAAGGCCTTCGACATCGAGGACATCAACCTCGACGACCTGATCTCGACCGCGATGGAGGACCCCAAGGCGATCGCGGGCGAGGCCAAGATCCTGCACGGCCTCGACATCGGCGAACTCAACACGAGCTACAAGCAGTTCTGCAAGAACGAGAACCCGCCCAACGCCCCCTTCGAGGCGAAGGCCGTGATCGAGTTCTACAACAGGGCGGTGGAGGGCCTGCCCGACGCGAGCGCGCTCAAGACCCTCCGGCTGCCGGGCGTGAGCACGATCCTGGACGGGCGCGGCAACCGCTTCTCGGAGACCGCCGAGCCGAACGGGCGGCGCATCGCCGTGCCGATCACCCAGATCCCCGTGCTGGTCCAGAAGGCCTTCATCGCCGCCGAGGACAAGCGCTTCGAGAGCCACAGGGGCATCGACGAGCGCGGGGTGATCCGGGCCTTCATCGGCAACCTCGCCTCGCCGGGCCGGCCGGCGGGCGGCTCCACCATCACCCAGCAGGTGGTGAAGAACCTGTCGGTGGGCGACGACGTCACCTACGAGCGCAAGATCCGCGAGATGATCGTGGCGGTCCGCGCCGAGCAGGTGATGACGAAGCCCGAGATCCTCGGCCTCTACCTGAACGGGATCTATCTGGGCCGCGGCGCCTACGGGGTCGAGATGGCCGCGCGCAGCTACTTCGGCAAGTCGGTCAAGGACCTGACCGTGCCGGAGGCGGCCCTGCTCGCGGGCATGCCGAAGGGACCGAACTACTACAGCCCCGACAAGTATCCCGACCGCGCCCGCGAGCGGCGCGCCTACGTCCTCTCCCGCATGAAGGAGGAGGGCGTGATCGACGAGGCGGCGATGAACGAGGCGCTGCGGAGCGACCTCGGCCTCGTGCCGCTGGAGCGCACGCGCCAGGAGGCCGGCTTCTACTACGTCGACCATCTCGGCCGCGAGGCGCGCTCCCTCGCCGGCCTCGACGCGCTCACCGCCAACGCCTACACGGTGCGCACGACGCTCAATGCCGGGCTTCAGACCGCGACCGAGTCGATCCTCCAGGACGCGCTGGCGCGCTACGAGGCGGCGACCGGCCGCTCCCGCTTCGAGGGGCCGGAATTCAACCTCGCGGACGCGGTCAAGCGCATCGAGGCCGCCACCGCGCCGGCCGCGGCGGCACCGCCCGAGCCGGCGCCCGCCGCGAAGCAGGCCGGCGGCCCGGCCAGCGGCGGCGGTCCGGCCAGCGGCGGCGGCCCGGCCAGCGGCGGCGGCCCGGCCAAGGGCGGACCGGCCAAGGGCGGCAAGGCCGCGAAGGCCCCGGCGAGGCCGGCCGGGCCCAAACCGGCCTGGCAGCGTGCGCTCGAGAGCGCCCGCGCGCCGCTCTACGACGTGCACTGGCCCCTCGCCGTGGTGCTCGACACCGGCGCCAAGGGCGCGGCGCCCCGCGTCGGCCTCGCGGACGGGCGCGTCGCCAGCCTCAATCCGGGCCTCGCCCGGGGCCGGCTCGCCCCCTACGACGTGGTGCGGGTCGCCCTTCGGGAGGGAAAGGGCGCCCCGCGGGCCGACCTGCGCGTCCGCCCCCAGGTCCAGGGCGCGGCCGTGGTGCTGGAGAACCGAACCGGGCGCATCCTCGCCATGGCGGGCGGCTTCTCCTACCCGCTGAGCCAGCTCAACCGGGTGACCCAGAGCGTCCGCCAGCCGGGCTCGACCCTCAAGCCGCTCACCTACCTGGCGGCGCTCAATGCCGGGCTGCAGCCCAACACGCTGGTGATGGACGCGGCCGTGACGCTGCCGCCGATCGGCGGGGTCGGCCAGTCCTGGTCGCCCAAGAACTACGAGGGCGGCGGCTCCGGCCCGACCACGCTGCGGCGCGGCCTGGAGCACTCGAAGAACCTCGTCACCGCCCAGCTCCTGCGCGGCGGCATCGCCGAGCGGCCGGAGCAGAGCCTGAAGCGGGTCTGCGACATCGCCCTCGAAGCCCAGCTCTACGCCGAGTGCGAGCGCTACTACCCGTTCGTGCTCGGCGCCCAGCCGGTGCGGATGATCGACCTCGCGGCCTTCTACGCGGCCATCGCCAACGAGGGCGAGCGGCCGAGCCCCTACGCCCTCGAATCGGTCGCGCAGGGCGAGACCTACGTCTACCGGCACGCGGAGCGCCCGCTCGCCCGCATCGGCTCGGCCGACCGGGTCGCCTTCTACCAGATCAAGAGCCTGCTCCAGGGCGTGACCCAGCGCGGCACGGCGGCGGCCCTCGCGCGCTTCGCCCCCTACGTGGCCGGCAAGACCGGCACCTCGGAGGACGAGAACGACGCCTGGTTCGCGGGCTTCACCAACGAGATCACCATCGTGGTCTGGATCGGCTACGACAACGCGGACGGCCGGCGCCGCACGCTCGGGCGCGGCCAGACCGGCGGGCACCTCGCCGTGCCGGTCTTCGCCCAGATCCTCCAGGCCGCCTGGGCGAACGGGGTGCCGAAATCACCCCTCGCCCCGCCGAGCCCGGAGGCGCGGCGCCTGATCGCGGACGCGCCGATCGACCTCTATTCCGGCAGCCGGGTGGCGGGGGGCGGCTTCATGGAGCATTTCCGCCTGCAGCCCGACGGACGCCTCGCCGACACCCGGTTCAGCCTCGTGCCGCAGGAATCGGTCTACGCCATGCGGCCGGACGTCGACCAGGACGGCGACGTGGTGGATGGCGGCCGGCCCGAGGACGCCAACCCGTTCGACGAGCCGCGGCGGCGGGACGAGGCGCGGCGTCCGGCGGACGTGCGGCAGCCGGACGACGACCGCTACGACCCGTTCGGGGAGATCGGGCGGCAGCTCTTCGGCGGCCCGCCGCCGATCCGCCGGGCGCAGCCGGTGCCGGCCCCCGAGCCGATCTGGCCGGGCCCCTCGGCCCGCTCGCCCTTCGGCGACGACGACGGCTACCGCCGGCCGCGCCGCCGCGATCCCGACTATCTCTTCGGGGAAGATCCGACCTATTGA
- a CDS encoding GlcG/HbpS family heme-binding protein, with product MSDLTLDAAQSIVATALTTARSLDLKPLAVVVLDARGALKAASVEDGTSLKRAEIAAGKANGALALGLGSRAIGARAEAQAYFVAAVTHLAGPAGLVPVPGGVLIKRHGHVIGAVGISGDTSDNDETAAVAGIEAAGFEAQTGA from the coding sequence ATGTCGGACCTGACCCTTGACGCCGCCCAGAGCATCGTGGCGACGGCGCTCACCACCGCCCGCAGCCTCGACCTGAAGCCGCTCGCGGTGGTGGTGCTCGACGCCCGCGGCGCGCTCAAGGCCGCGTCCGTCGAGGACGGGACCAGCCTGAAGCGGGCCGAGATCGCCGCCGGCAAGGCGAACGGGGCGCTCGCCCTCGGGCTCGGCTCGCGGGCGATCGGCGCCCGGGCGGAGGCGCAGGCCTATTTCGTCGCCGCGGTGACCCACCTCGCCGGGCCGGCCGGGCTCGTCCCGGTGCCGGGCGGGGTGCTGATCAAGCGCCACGGCCACGTGATCGGCGCGGTCGGCATCTCGGGGGACACCTCGGACAACGACGAGACCGCGGCCGTGGCCGGCATCGAGGCCGCCGGGTTCGAGGCCCAGACCGGCGCCTGA
- a CDS encoding peptide ABC transporter substrate-binding protein has translation MRPAMRRRDLLAASGGAILGAAARGARAAGPALYRRGNDADPETLDPHRSSTLAEATILLDLFEGLTCYDAAGRIVPGAAESWTTSEDGLTWSFTLRPDGRWSNGDPVVAEDFLAGFRRILDPATGAKYANVLFPIRGAEAANRGAAPVERIGVAAPDPRRVVITLAQPTPYLLELMTHQASSPIHRPTLARHGDAFSRPGLLVSNGAYRLTDFVPNDRVTAARNPHFREAGRVRIPEIAYIPTPDLAAAVRRFAAGEIDSLSDLPADQIRALKARFGEQVWLAPALGVLVLMVNLRRAPLGDRRIRQALSLAIDREFLAEAVWGESMLPAYSLTPAGLDNALPPPEMPGRDLSPLEREDRAVALLREAGYGPGGRPLPVEIRYNTTDNNRNTMVAIADMWQPLGVSTRLVNTDAKTHFAHLRDGGPFDLARYAWIADYADPQNFLFLVESDNDGFNSGHYANPAYDALMREAAGTVDLARRAGLLHRAEEVFLADLPWIPLLHYRHKHMVSPRLRGIVPNLRGVSPTRYLWLDG, from the coding sequence ATGCGCCCGGCCATGCGCCGCCGCGACCTCCTCGCCGCGAGCGGCGGGGCCATCCTCGGGGCCGCGGCGCGCGGCGCGCGCGCGGCCGGGCCGGCCCTCTACCGGCGCGGCAACGACGCCGATCCGGAAACCCTCGATCCGCACCGCTCCTCGACCCTCGCGGAGGCCACGATCCTCCTCGACCTCTTCGAGGGCCTGACCTGCTACGACGCGGCCGGGCGGATCGTGCCCGGGGCGGCGGAGAGCTGGACCACCTCCGAGGACGGCCTCACCTGGAGCTTCACCCTGCGCCCGGACGGGCGCTGGTCGAACGGCGACCCCGTGGTGGCGGAGGATTTCCTGGCCGGGTTCCGCCGCATCCTCGACCCGGCGACCGGCGCCAAATACGCCAACGTGCTGTTCCCGATCCGCGGGGCGGAGGCGGCGAACCGGGGCGCCGCGCCGGTGGAGCGGATCGGCGTCGCGGCGCCGGATCCGCGCCGGGTGGTGATCACGCTCGCCCAGCCGACCCCCTACCTCCTCGAACTGATGACCCATCAGGCGAGTTCGCCGATCCACCGGCCAACGCTCGCCCGGCACGGCGACGCCTTCAGCCGGCCCGGGCTGCTCGTCTCGAACGGCGCCTACCGGCTGACGGATTTCGTGCCGAACGACCGGGTCACGGCGGCGCGCAACCCGCATTTCCGCGAGGCCGGGCGCGTGCGGATCCCCGAGATCGCCTACATCCCGACCCCGGACCTCGCGGCGGCGGTGCGGCGCTTCGCGGCCGGCGAGATCGATTCCCTGAGCGATCTGCCGGCCGACCAGATCCGGGCCCTGAAGGCCCGCTTCGGCGAGCAGGTCTGGCTCGCGCCGGCGCTCGGCGTGCTGGTGCTGATGGTCAACCTGCGCCGGGCGCCGCTCGGCGACCGGCGGATCCGCCAGGCCCTGTCGCTCGCCATCGACCGGGAATTCCTGGCCGAGGCGGTCTGGGGCGAGTCGATGCTGCCGGCCTACTCGCTGACGCCGGCGGGGCTCGACAACGCCCTGCCGCCCCCCGAGATGCCGGGCCGGGACCTCTCGCCCCTGGAGCGGGAGGACCGCGCGGTGGCGCTGCTGCGCGAGGCCGGATACGGGCCGGGAGGGCGGCCGCTGCCCGTCGAGATCCGCTACAACACCACCGACAACAACCGGAACACCATGGTGGCGATCGCCGACATGTGGCAGCCGCTCGGGGTCAGCACGCGCCTCGTCAACACCGATGCCAAGACCCACTTCGCGCATCTGCGCGACGGCGGACCGTTCGACCTCGCCCGCTACGCCTGGATCGCCGATTACGCGGACCCGCAGAACTTCCTGTTCCTGGTCGAGAGCGACAACGACGGCTTCAACTCGGGCCACTACGCCAACCCGGCCTACGACGCGCTGATGCGCGAGGCGGCCGGGACCGTCGATCTCGCGCGGCGGGCCGGGCTGCTGCACCGGGCGGAGGAGGTCTTCCTCGCCGACCTGCCCTGGATCCCGCTGCTGCACTACCGGCACAAGCACATGGTCTCGCCGCGGCTGCGCGGCATCGTGCCCAACCTGCGCGGCGTCTCCCCGACCCGCTACCTCTGGCTGGACGGATGA
- a CDS encoding ABC transporter permease: MTGFVLRRLAQAVPTLFLVVTLSFFLARVAPGGPFDLERPLAPAAMENLRRVYGLDQPLLVQYGRYLAALLSGDLGPSFSVRDMGVGDLLARGLPVSMTLGGLALALALIAGVGLGGLAAARRGRALDHAVMLLGTLGLTVPGFVVAPLLQIAFGLGLRWLPVGGWEGGAPRHLVLPVVTLALPQVAVIARLTRAALAETLATPPMRTLRALGLPRRVIALHALRGAALPVVSYLGPTAAGLLTGSVVVETIFGLPGLGRAFVDGALNRDYPLVMGTVVLVACFVILFNLLVDIGLALLDPRVRRA; this comes from the coding sequence ATGACCGGCTTCGTGCTGCGCCGCCTCGCCCAGGCGGTCCCGACCCTGTTCCTGGTCGTGACCCTGTCCTTCTTCCTCGCCCGGGTCGCGCCGGGCGGGCCCTTCGACCTGGAGCGGCCGCTCGCCCCCGCGGCGATGGAGAACCTGCGGCGGGTCTACGGGCTCGACCAGCCGCTCCTCGTCCAGTACGGGCGCTACCTCGCCGCGCTCCTGTCGGGGGATCTCGGACCGTCCTTCTCGGTGCGGGACATGGGCGTCGGCGACCTCCTGGCCCGGGGCCTGCCGGTGTCGATGACCCTCGGGGGGCTGGCGCTGGCGCTGGCGCTGATCGCGGGCGTCGGGCTCGGGGGGCTCGCCGCCGCGCGCCGGGGCCGCGCCCTCGACCACGCGGTGATGCTGCTCGGCACGCTCGGGCTGACCGTGCCGGGCTTCGTCGTCGCGCCGCTGCTCCAGATCGCCTTCGGGCTCGGCCTGCGCTGGCTGCCGGTCGGCGGCTGGGAGGGCGGCGCGCCGCGCCACCTCGTCCTGCCGGTGGTGACGCTCGCCCTGCCGCAGGTGGCGGTGATCGCCCGGCTCACCCGGGCCGCCCTGGCCGAGACGCTGGCGACGCCGCCGATGCGCACCCTGCGGGCGCTCGGGCTGCCGCGCCGGGTGATCGCCCTCCACGCCCTGCGGGGCGCGGCGCTGCCGGTGGTCTCCTATCTGGGCCCGACCGCGGCGGGGCTGCTCACCGGCTCGGTGGTGGTGGAGACGATCTTCGGGCTGCCCGGACTGGGCCGCGCCTTCGTGGACGGGGCGCTCAACCGCGACTACCCGCTGGTGATGGGCACGGTGGTGCTGGTGGCCTGCTTCGTGATCCTGTTCAACCTCCTGGTCGATATCGGCCTCGCCCTCCTCGACCCGCGGGTGCGCCGGGCATGA
- a CDS encoding ABC transporter permease, which translates to MRPPPDLSLWAAAARRLRGDPAALASLAVLILIGLACAAGPLLTGHAFGRLSYDYPRTPPSLEVYPRPGTIGPALERLALRMRVRAEEIALEPGAVRVTLAADRPIDARVLGFFARSDLFAPATLLGRAEDGRRLSLRVPVRETRFLLGTDTLGRDLLTQVLVGGRVSLALGLLATAVALGIGVAYGALAGYLGGAVDAAMMRLVDILYALPFVFFVILLVVVFGRSLALVFVAVGAVEWLDMARIVRGEALAIRRQDYVRAAEALGLGTGAILRRHVVPNALGPVLAYAALLIPRVILLESFLSFLGLGVQEPMTSWGVLIADGARSIESAPWMLLAPAAALVATLVALTLLGDRLRDALDPRGA; encoded by the coding sequence ATGAGGCCGCCGCCCGACCTCTCCCTGTGGGCCGCGGCGGCGCGGCGGCTGCGGGGCGACCCCGCGGCCCTGGCGAGCCTCGCGGTGCTGATCCTGATCGGGCTCGCCTGCGCGGCGGGGCCGCTCCTCACCGGCCACGCCTTCGGGCGCCTCTCCTACGATTACCCGCGCACGCCGCCCTCGCTGGAGGTCTATCCCCGCCCCGGGACGATCGGCCCGGCCCTGGAGCGGCTGGCCCTGCGCATGCGGGTGCGCGCGGAAGAGATCGCCCTCGAGCCCGGCGCCGTGCGGGTGACGCTCGCGGCCGACCGGCCGATCGACGCGCGGGTGCTCGGCTTCTTCGCGCGCTCCGACCTGTTCGCCCCAGCGACCCTGCTCGGGCGGGCGGAGGACGGGCGCCGCCTGTCCCTGCGGGTTCCGGTGCGCGAAACGCGCTTCCTCCTCGGCACCGACACGCTCGGGCGCGACCTCCTCACCCAGGTGCTGGTGGGCGGCCGGGTGTCGCTCGCCCTCGGGCTCCTGGCGACCGCGGTGGCGCTGGGGATCGGCGTCGCCTACGGGGCGCTCGCGGGCTATCTCGGCGGCGCGGTCGACGCCGCGATGATGCGGCTCGTCGACATCCTGTACGCGCTGCCCTTCGTGTTCTTCGTGATCCTGCTCGTCGTGGTGTTCGGCCGCTCGCTGGCGCTGGTCTTCGTGGCGGTCGGGGCGGTGGAGTGGCTCGACATGGCCCGCATCGTGCGCGGCGAGGCCCTGGCGATCCGGCGCCAGGATTACGTGCGGGCGGCCGAGGCGCTCGGGCTCGGCACGGGCGCGATCCTGCGCCGCCACGTGGTGCCGAACGCCCTCGGGCCGGTCCTGGCCTACGCGGCCCTGCTGATCCCGCGGGTGATCCTGCTGGAGAGCTTCCTGTCCTTCCTCGGGCTCGGCGTGCAGGAGCCGATGACGAGCTGGGGCGTGCTGATCGCGGACGGCGCCCGCAGCATCGAGAGCGCGCCCTGGATGCTGCTGGCGCCCGCCGCCGCGCTGGTCGCGACGCTCGTGGCCCTCACCCTCCTCGGCGACCGCCTGCGCGACGCCCTCGATCCGCGGGGCGCCTGA
- a CDS encoding ABC transporter ATP-binding protein, whose translation MAPLLSLRGLSVAYGEGAALSGLDLTLGRGETLALVGESGSGKSQAALAVMGLLPETARVTGSALFDGTELIGLPRPDLDRIRGARIGMVFQEPMSALPPLSPVGHQIALPLRAHRGLTRAQARARALDLLRLVGLRDAAARLGAYPHELSGGERQRVMIAMALACEPDLLIADEPTTALDVTVQAQILALLADLKARLGLALLFISHDLRLVRRMAERTAVLRGGRLVECGPTERLFAEPRAPETRDLVAAEPAGRKGPVPASSPLVLEARGLRVAYPGRGGLLRRAPPRVALAGLDLALRAGQTLGVVGESGSGKSSLGRALLRLEPAATGIVRFEDRDLTGLGRAQLRPLRRGFQPVFQDPHGSLSPRLTAGEIVSEGLRVHAPRLSARERDARAAEAFAAVRLDPDWRHRFPHAFSGGQRQRIAIARAMILRPRVVVLDEPTSALDRTVQRDIVALLRELQAAHGLAYLFISHDLAVVRALADTLLVLRDGREVERGETLEVLARPRQAYTRALVAAAGLGEPAPASGPDGS comes from the coding sequence GTGGCGCCGCTCCTCAGCCTCCGGGGCCTGTCGGTGGCCTACGGCGAGGGGGCGGCCCTGTCGGGCCTCGACCTGACCCTCGGGCGGGGGGAGACGCTCGCCCTCGTGGGCGAATCCGGCTCGGGCAAGAGCCAGGCGGCGCTCGCCGTGATGGGATTGCTGCCGGAGACGGCGCGGGTGACGGGCTCGGCCCTGTTCGACGGCACCGAGCTGATCGGCCTCCCCCGCCCGGATCTCGACCGCATCCGCGGCGCGCGGATCGGCATGGTGTTCCAGGAACCGATGAGCGCCCTGCCGCCGCTCTCCCCCGTCGGGCACCAGATCGCCCTGCCGCTGCGGGCGCATCGCGGGCTGACGCGCGCCCAGGCCCGCGCCCGCGCCCTCGACCTCCTGCGCCTCGTGGGGCTGCGCGACGCCGCCGCGCGGCTCGGCGCCTACCCGCACGAATTGTCGGGGGGCGAGCGCCAGCGGGTGATGATCGCCATGGCGCTCGCCTGCGAGCCCGACCTGCTGATCGCGGACGAGCCGACCACGGCGCTCGACGTCACCGTCCAGGCCCAGATCCTGGCGCTGCTGGCCGACCTCAAGGCCCGGCTCGGCCTCGCGCTCCTGTTCATCAGCCACGACCTGCGCCTGGTGCGGCGCATGGCCGAGCGCACCGCGGTGCTGCGGGGCGGGCGCCTCGTCGAGTGCGGGCCGACGGAGCGGCTCTTCGCCGAGCCGCGTGCGCCGGAGACCCGCGACCTCGTGGCGGCCGAGCCCGCCGGGCGCAAGGGCCCGGTCCCGGCCTCCTCCCCTCTGGTGCTGGAGGCGCGCGGGCTCCGCGTCGCCTATCCGGGGCGGGGCGGGCTGCTGCGGCGGGCGCCGCCGCGGGTGGCGCTCGCCGGCCTCGACCTCGCGCTCAGGGCCGGGCAGACCCTCGGGGTGGTCGGGGAATCGGGCTCGGGCAAGTCGAGCCTCGGGCGGGCGCTGCTGCGGCTGGAGCCGGCCGCGACCGGGATCGTGCGCTTCGAGGACCGGGACCTGACCGGGCTCGGCCGGGCGCAGCTGCGGCCGCTGCGGCGGGGTTTCCAGCCGGTGTTCCAGGACCCGCACGGCTCGCTCTCGCCGCGGCTCACCGCGGGGGAGATCGTGTCCGAGGGCCTGCGGGTCCACGCGCCGCGCCTGAGCGCCCGCGAGCGCGACGCGCGGGCCGCGGAGGCCTTCGCCGCGGTGCGGCTCGATCCGGACTGGCGCCACCGCTTCCCGCACGCCTTCTCGGGCGGGCAGCGGCAGCGCATCGCCATCGCGCGGGCGATGATCCTGCGGCCGCGCGTGGTGGTGCTCGACGAGCCGACCTCGGCGCTGGACCGCACGGTGCAGCGGGACATCGTCGCGCTGCTGCGCGAGTTGCAGGCGGCGCACGGCCTCGCCTACCTGTTCATCAGCCACGACCTCGCGGTGGTGCGCGCGCTCGCCGACACTTTGCTGGTCCTGCGCGACGGGCGCGAGGTCGAGCGGGGCGAGACCCTGGAGGTGCTGGCGCGCCCGCGGCAGGCCTACACCCGGGCGCTGGTCGCGGCGGCGGGGCTCGGGGAGCCCGCCCCGGCCTCCGGGCCGGATGGTTCCTAG
- a CDS encoding DUF2189 domain-containing protein: protein MTVSPAFSPVTRAYHPAVHRIGPADLRTALAKGWGDFLDNPTHVLFIVMIYPIAGVILAAAVFENDLLPLLFPLASGFALIGPFAAIGLYEMSRRRERGQETDWVQAYAPLTRRSPRAILGVGLVLTAIFLAWLVVAMGIYRALFDGAAYASAGAFLTDVLTTPRGWALIVVGNLAGAAFSLLALAVSAVSIPLLVDRDTDAGTAIETSMALMRENPGTMALWGVIVAALLVVGMASLFVGLAVVLPVLGHATWHLYRRAVGPA from the coding sequence ATGACGGTGTCTCCAGCCTTCTCGCCCGTCACCAGGGCGTATCACCCCGCCGTCCACCGGATCGGCCCGGCCGACCTGCGGACCGCCCTCGCCAAGGGCTGGGGGGACTTCCTCGACAATCCGACGCACGTCCTGTTCATCGTGATGATCTACCCGATCGCCGGGGTGATCCTCGCGGCGGCGGTCTTCGAGAACGATCTCCTGCCGCTGCTCTTCCCCCTCGCCTCGGGCTTCGCCCTGATCGGGCCCTTCGCGGCGATCGGCCTCTACGAGATGAGCCGGCGGCGCGAGCGCGGCCAGGAGACCGACTGGGTGCAGGCCTACGCGCCGCTGACCCGGCGCTCGCCGCGGGCGATCCTCGGCGTCGGCCTCGTCCTCACGGCGATCTTCCTCGCCTGGCTCGTCGTGGCGATGGGGATCTACCGCGCGCTCTTCGACGGCGCGGCCTACGCCTCGGCCGGGGCCTTCCTGACGGACGTCCTCACCACGCCGCGGGGCTGGGCGCTGATCGTGGTCGGCAACCTCGCGGGGGCGGCCTTCTCGCTCCTGGCGCTCGCGGTCAGCGCCGTGTCGATCCCGCTCCTCGTCGACCGCGACACGGATGCGGGCACGGCGATCGAGACCTCGATGGCCCTGATGCGCGAGAATCCCGGCACCATGGCGCTGTGGGGCGTGATCGTGGCGGCGCTCCTCGTCGTCGGCATGGCGAGCCTGTTCGTCGGGCTCGCCGTGGTGCTGCCGGTGCTCGGCCACGCCACCTGGCACCTCTACCGGCGGGCGGTCGGCCCCGCCTGA